One window of the Pseudomonas sp. S04 genome contains the following:
- the msrB gene encoding peptide-methionine (R)-S-oxide reductase MsrB, with the protein MYSRRQFLLAGGGLGVAALVAGVLTRRVAPPALIGAAQAAETFEVSHSEAQWRALLSPEQYHILREEGTERAYSSALNDEHRDGTFACAGCELALFTSSRKFDSHTGWPSFWAPLPNAVATRQDRSFGVLREEVHCRRCGGHLGHVFDDGPPPTGLRYCMNGLAMTFAA; encoded by the coding sequence ATGTACTCACGGCGACAGTTTCTTCTGGCCGGCGGCGGGCTGGGTGTTGCGGCGCTGGTGGCCGGGGTCTTGACCCGGCGGGTGGCGCCCCCGGCGTTGATCGGTGCGGCGCAGGCGGCCGAGACTTTCGAGGTCAGCCACAGCGAGGCCCAATGGCGCGCCCTGCTGAGCCCCGAGCAGTACCACATCCTGCGGGAGGAGGGCACCGAACGCGCCTACAGCAGTGCACTGAACGACGAGCATCGGGACGGCACCTTTGCCTGCGCCGGCTGCGAGCTGGCGCTGTTTACCTCAAGCCGCAAGTTCGACAGCCACACCGGCTGGCCCAGTTTCTGGGCACCGCTGCCCAACGCCGTGGCCACCCGCCAGGACCGCAGCTTCGGCGTGCTGCGCGAAGAGGTGCATTGCCGGCGTTGTGGCGGGCACCTGGGCCATGTGTTCGACGACGGCCCGCCACCGACCGGACTGCGTTACTGCATGAATGGCCTGGCCATGACCTTTGCCGCCTGA
- a CDS encoding response regulator transcription factor has translation MDQPKRVLVVEDDSHIADLICLHLRDEHFEVVHSADGNQGLRLLEQGNWDALVLDLMLPGVDGLEICRRARAMARYTPIIITSARSSEMHRILGLELGADDYLAKPFSMLELVARVKALLRRVDAMARNLKMDAGSLSSDGLFIDPITREVTLHGKRLDLTPREFDLLYFFARQPGKVFSRMDLLNAVWGYSHEGYEHTVNTHINRLRAKIEADPAQPVRILTVWGRGYKFASAQEPT, from the coding sequence ATGGACCAGCCTAAACGTGTCCTGGTGGTCGAGGACGACAGCCACATCGCCGACCTGATCTGCCTGCACCTGCGCGACGAACACTTCGAGGTGGTGCACAGCGCCGATGGCAACCAGGGCTTGCGCCTGCTCGAACAGGGCAACTGGGACGCGCTGGTCCTCGACCTGATGCTGCCCGGTGTCGACGGCCTGGAAATCTGCCGCCGCGCCCGCGCCATGGCGCGCTACACGCCGATCATCATCACCAGTGCACGCTCCAGCGAAATGCACCGCATCCTCGGCCTGGAACTGGGTGCCGACGACTACCTGGCCAAGCCGTTTTCCATGCTCGAACTGGTGGCCCGGGTCAAGGCCCTGCTACGCCGGGTCGATGCCATGGCGCGCAATCTGAAGATGGACGCCGGCAGCCTCAGCAGCGACGGCCTATTCATCGACCCGATCACCCGCGAAGTGACACTGCACGGCAAACGCCTGGACCTGACGCCACGCGAGTTCGACCTGCTGTATTTCTTTGCCCGCCAACCGGGCAAAGTGTTCTCGCGCATGGACCTGCTCAATGCGGTATGGGGCTACAGCCACGAAGGCTACGAACACACGGTCAATACCCACATCAACCGCCTGCGCGCCAAGATCGAGGCCGATCCGGCGCAGCCGGTGCGCATTCTCACGGTCTGGGGCCGCGGCTATAAATTCGCCAGCGCGCAGGAGCCGACATGA
- a CDS encoding HAMP domain-containing sensor histidine kinase, with protein MRLTLSQRLSLVFALLLLICSGSSVWMQVRANQMHELEVVQGLSRDLAQHIARDTQLMDANGLKPEALRGLFSQLMLVNPSVEVYLLDNQGRVIGDAAPEGHLRREQVDLAPLQRLLNDETLPILGDDPRSLDGRKVFSAAPLKVNGQQAGYLYVVLLSEERDRLAARGATSAALNTALWSIGLVALLCLIAGLTAFTLITRPLRRLTDSVKRFDIDGIPTTAPAPAPVEPPTSQDEIAVLAAAFRQMQNRLGEQWRSLTRQDQERRELVANISHDLRTPLASLHGYLETLSLKDASLTPDERRRYLGIALDQSRKVGGLAQSLLELVRLEHGFVQPVLERFSLTDLVQDIFQKFELNAEARHVQLKASFAPSVSGVCADLGLIERVLTNLFDNALRYTPVGGVVEIRLEPQGKFVEITVSDSGPGIAAELREGLFLRPFNIGGARRDGGLGLRIVQRILELHGRQVRLLDVPGQGATLCFSLAVDEATATALAVRSMNLNTPGQA; from the coding sequence ATGAGGCTGACCCTGAGCCAACGCCTGTCGCTGGTGTTCGCCTTGCTCCTGCTGATCTGCAGTGGCAGCTCGGTGTGGATGCAGGTGCGCGCCAACCAGATGCACGAGCTGGAGGTGGTGCAAGGCTTGTCCCGCGACCTGGCGCAGCACATCGCCCGCGACACTCAGTTGATGGATGCCAACGGCCTGAAACCCGAAGCCCTGCGTGGCCTGTTCAGCCAACTGATGCTGGTCAACCCGAGTGTCGAGGTGTACCTGCTGGACAACCAGGGCCGGGTGATCGGCGATGCCGCGCCCGAGGGCCATCTGCGCCGTGAACAGGTTGACCTGGCGCCATTGCAGCGCTTGCTCAACGACGAGACCCTGCCGATTCTCGGCGACGACCCGCGCAGCCTCGACGGGCGCAAGGTATTCAGCGCCGCGCCGCTCAAGGTCAACGGCCAGCAGGCCGGTTATTTGTATGTGGTGCTGCTCAGCGAAGAACGTGATCGCTTGGCCGCGCGCGGCGCCACCAGTGCGGCGCTGAACACCGCCCTATGGTCGATTGGCCTGGTGGCGTTGCTGTGCCTGATTGCCGGCCTGACTGCGTTCACCCTGATCACCCGGCCCCTGCGGCGCCTGACCGACAGCGTGAAGAGATTCGACATCGACGGCATCCCCACCACGGCGCCCGCCCCCGCCCCTGTGGAGCCGCCCACCAGCCAGGACGAAATTGCCGTACTCGCTGCCGCGTTCCGGCAGATGCAGAACCGCCTGGGCGAACAATGGCGCTCCCTGACCCGCCAGGACCAGGAGCGCCGTGAGCTGGTGGCGAACATTTCCCACGACCTGCGCACGCCTTTGGCTTCGTTGCATGGCTACCTGGAAACCCTGTCGCTCAAGGACGCCAGCCTGACCCCGGACGAACGCCGGCGTTACCTGGGCATCGCCCTGGACCAGAGCCGCAAGGTCGGTGGCTTGGCGCAATCGCTGCTGGAACTGGTGCGCCTGGAGCACGGTTTTGTCCAGCCGGTGCTGGAGCGTTTTTCCCTGACCGACCTGGTGCAGGACATTTTCCAGAAATTCGAGCTGAACGCCGAGGCCCGGCATGTGCAACTCAAGGCCAGTTTTGCGCCGAGCGTGTCGGGGGTGTGCGCCGACCTCGGATTGATCGAACGGGTGCTGACCAACCTGTTCGACAACGCCCTGCGCTATACCCCAGTCGGTGGGGTGGTCGAGATCCGCCTGGAGCCTCAGGGCAAGTTTGTCGAAATCACCGTCAGCGACAGCGGCCCGGGGATCGCCGCCGAACTGCGCGAAGGGTTGTTCCTGCGTCCGTTCAATATTGGCGGCGCACGGCGCGATGGTGGCTTGGGCTTGCGGATTGTGCAGCGGATCCTCGAACTGCATGGGCGCCAGGTACGGCTGCTGGATGTCCCCGGCCAGGGCGCGACCCTGTGCTTTTCCCTGGCGGTGGACGAAGCAACGGCCACGGCCCTGGCAGTGCGCTCGATGAACCTCAATACACCGGGACAGGCCTGA
- a CDS encoding class II aldolase/adducin family protein, which produces MNPTEQQLREELAACYRLIAHFRMTDLIFTHISVRLPGPEHHFLINPYGLMFDEISASNLVKIGLDGRAVEDSPYPVNPAGFVIHSALHAAREDAQCVLHTHTRAGCAVAALACGLLPVNQMSMEFYGRVAYHDYEGIALDLAEQARLVADMGDKPVLMLRNHGLLTVGSSVAQAFLRMYYLEKACDIQLAAQACGDLVLPPTAVCEHTERQFNQPQRPLAAGELSDPDALDLAWKALLRLLDRVAPGYRD; this is translated from the coding sequence ATCAACCCGACCGAACAGCAATTGCGTGAGGAGTTGGCGGCCTGCTACCGCTTGATCGCGCACTTTCGCATGACCGACCTGATCTTCACTCACATCTCGGTGCGCCTGCCGGGGCCTGAACATCATTTCCTGATCAACCCTTATGGGTTGATGTTCGACGAAATCAGCGCCTCGAACCTGGTCAAGATCGGGCTCGACGGACGTGCGGTGGAGGACAGTCCCTACCCGGTCAATCCGGCCGGTTTCGTGATCCACAGCGCCCTGCACGCGGCCCGCGAGGACGCCCAGTGCGTGCTGCACACCCACACCCGGGCTGGCTGTGCGGTGGCGGCGCTGGCCTGCGGATTGTTGCCGGTGAATCAGATGTCCATGGAGTTCTATGGCCGTGTTGCCTATCACGATTACGAAGGCATCGCCCTGGACCTGGCCGAGCAAGCGCGGCTGGTGGCGGACATGGGCGACAAGCCCGTGCTGATGCTGCGCAACCACGGTCTGTTGACTGTCGGCAGCAGCGTGGCCCAGGCGTTCCTGCGCATGTACTACCTGGAAAAGGCCTGCGACATTCAGTTGGCCGCCCAAGCCTGCGGTGACCTGGTACTGCCTCCGACAGCGGTCTGCGAACACACCGAACGCCAGTTCAACCAGCCGCAGCGCCCCTTGGCCGCAGGCGAACTGAGTGATCCGGACGCCCTGGACCTGGCCTGGAAAGCCCTGCTGCGCCTGCTCGACCGAGTGGCGCCCGGCTACCGCGACTGA
- a CDS encoding CobW family GTP-binding protein, with protein sequence MNPQRIAVTVVSGFLGAGKTTLLNRMVRRAEGSRLAVIVNDFGELNIDAAIVSEVTDAVYSLQNGCICCTVQEDLLAQLSSLAQLQPRLERIVIECSGVSDPQRIVQTLAYPQLRSQMQLDMVITVVDATGHLQLDGEYARLARAQVAAADLLLLNKTDLVDAVQLQALRDALGLRTRIHESVQAQLPDALWLDSDLDLQTRALKPLTLVASDDHGEMFSSFLWQSPTPLNVERLRGWLQALPRDVFRVKGLVLLDQGTKAHWLQHVGTRSQFLAATDEAQATGSRLVFIGRRGFSGWDALVEGLEQCQ encoded by the coding sequence ATGAACCCTCAACGCATCGCGGTGACCGTGGTCTCGGGGTTTCTCGGGGCCGGCAAGACCACCTTGCTCAACCGCATGGTGCGCCGCGCCGAAGGCAGTCGGTTGGCGGTGATCGTCAATGATTTTGGTGAGCTGAACATCGATGCGGCGATCGTTTCCGAGGTCACCGATGCGGTGTACAGCCTGCAGAACGGCTGCATCTGCTGCACGGTGCAGGAAGACCTGCTGGCGCAGTTGAGCAGCCTTGCGCAATTGCAGCCACGGCTGGAGCGCATCGTCATCGAGTGCAGCGGGGTATCCGATCCACAGCGCATCGTGCAGACCCTGGCCTACCCGCAACTGCGCAGCCAGATGCAACTGGACATGGTGATCACCGTGGTCGATGCCACCGGTCATCTGCAGCTCGACGGCGAGTACGCCCGCCTGGCCCGGGCGCAAGTGGCGGCGGCCGACCTGCTGCTGTTGAACAAGACCGACCTGGTGGACGCCGTCCAACTGCAAGCCTTGCGCGACGCGTTGGGTCTGCGGACCCGGATCCACGAAAGCGTCCAGGCGCAGCTGCCCGACGCGCTGTGGCTGGATTCGGACCTGGACCTGCAGACGCGCGCGCTCAAACCCTTGACCCTGGTTGCCAGTGACGACCACGGTGAAATGTTCAGCAGCTTTCTCTGGCAGAGCCCAACGCCCTTGAACGTCGAGCGCCTGCGCGGCTGGTTGCAGGCGTTGCCCCGCGATGTGTTTCGGGTCAAGGGCCTGGTGCTGCTGGATCAGGGCACCAAGGCGCACTGGCTGCAACACGTCGGCACCCGTAGCCAGTTCCTTGCCGCCACCGACGAGGCCCAGGCCACGGGCTCGCGCCTGGTGTTCATCGGCCGCCGCGGCTTCAGCGGCTGGGACGCGCTGGTCGAGGGCTTGGAGCAGTGCCAGTGA
- a CDS encoding amidohydrolase, with protein sequence MAESDNFSSTHSAQGTYADLILGNGRIYTQNPAQPWAEAVAIRGGKLVGVASLAELQGFKGPNTLVHDLQGAFCMPGLHDMHTHPDLALAPRYSDDLDVGIEDPTPEQLRASILAYAEAHPGDGWIYGQYWVRYTFREAGLTPGRAWLDSVMPDRPVALLDRMWGTMMVNSKALELAGIDRHTADPRNGYLERDELSGEPNGLMIDGAYAMIHAAMPPTPVSVLRRAYRDGVHFQSSRGVTASKYVHVCEQRLQALKELDDSGELTVRIEAAISWQDDIFPVRRRWELLSGERHYYRSARLSANAVKFHFDGTVEPKSSYLLTPWPEESSWRGKLNLTPEHITDMVVDMDSRGIRVIAHCTGDGASDVFLDAVAEARRRNGFSGVRHQCAHSTLLHPGNLPRFKELNVIAEFSPAAWYPTPFASGARSGYGQERLKRIYDFKGVLEAGGTAVMGTDWPVASIDPWLALETMVTRQNPWNDDPSCFGDPISLEQALNVITLNGAVAMGLEQSTGSLEVGKSADLIVIDRDLFAQPARNYIHQTQVLLTFVDGQLVYDRNGALADAGLKAVWTGEPPVLEGKAQ encoded by the coding sequence ATGGCTGAGTCCGACAACTTTTCCTCTACCCATTCTGCGCAAGGGACCTATGCCGACCTGATCCTTGGCAACGGTCGCATCTATACCCAGAACCCTGCGCAGCCCTGGGCTGAGGCCGTGGCCATTCGCGGCGGCAAGTTGGTGGGGGTTGCCAGCCTGGCCGAGCTGCAAGGGTTCAAGGGCCCGAACACCCTGGTGCATGACCTGCAGGGCGCCTTCTGCATGCCGGGCCTGCACGACATGCACACCCACCCTGACCTGGCCCTGGCCCCGCGCTACAGCGACGACCTGGATGTCGGCATCGAAGACCCGACCCCGGAACAGTTGCGCGCGAGCATCCTGGCCTATGCCGAGGCCCACCCCGGCGACGGTTGGATCTATGGGCAGTACTGGGTGCGCTACACCTTCCGCGAAGCCGGCCTGACCCCGGGCCGGGCGTGGCTCGACAGCGTCATGCCGGATCGCCCGGTGGCCCTGCTCGATCGCATGTGGGGCACCATGATGGTCAACTCCAAGGCCCTGGAACTGGCGGGCATCGACCGCCATACCGCCGACCCGCGCAACGGCTACCTGGAGCGCGACGAACTGAGCGGCGAACCCAACGGCCTGATGATCGACGGTGCCTACGCGATGATCCACGCCGCCATGCCGCCGACCCCGGTCAGCGTGCTGCGCCGCGCCTACCGTGATGGGGTGCATTTCCAGAGCTCGCGTGGCGTCACCGCGAGCAAATACGTACACGTCTGCGAGCAACGCCTGCAGGCGCTGAAAGAGCTGGACGACAGCGGCGAACTGACGGTGCGCATTGAAGCCGCCATCAGTTGGCAGGACGACATCTTCCCGGTGCGTCGCCGCTGGGAGCTGCTCAGTGGTGAGCGTCACTACTACCGCAGCGCGCGCCTGAGCGCCAACGCGGTGAAATTCCACTTCGACGGCACCGTGGAGCCGAAGTCCTCGTACCTGCTGACCCCCTGGCCAGAAGAGTCGAGCTGGCGCGGCAAGCTCAACCTGACCCCCGAGCACATCACCGACATGGTGGTGGACATGGACAGCCGCGGCATCCGCGTCATCGCCCACTGCACCGGTGACGGCGCTTCCGATGTGTTCCTCGATGCCGTCGCCGAGGCCCGGCGGCGCAACGGCTTCAGCGGTGTGCGCCACCAGTGCGCCCACAGCACCTTGCTGCACCCTGGCAACCTGCCGCGCTTCAAGGAACTCAACGTGATCGCCGAATTCTCCCCTGCGGCCTGGTACCCGACGCCATTCGCCAGCGGCGCACGTTCGGGCTACGGCCAGGAGCGGCTCAAGCGCATCTACGATTTCAAGGGCGTGCTCGAAGCCGGCGGCACTGCGGTGATGGGCACCGACTGGCCGGTGGCGTCCATCGACCCGTGGCTGGCGCTGGAAACCATGGTCACCCGGCAAAACCCGTGGAACGACGATCCGTCCTGCTTCGGCGATCCGATCAGCCTCGAGCAGGCGCTGAACGTGATCACCCTCAATGGTGCCGTAGCCATGGGCCTGGAGCAGTCGACCGGCAGCCTGGAAGTCGGCAAATCGGCGGACTTGATCGTCATCGACCGCGACCTGTTTGCCCAGCCGGCGCGCAATTACATCCACCAGACCCAGGTGCTGTTGACCTTCGTCGACGGGCAACTGGTCTATGACCGCAACGGCGCACTGGCCGACGCCGGCCTCAAGGCCGTGTGGACAGGTGAGCCACCGGTGCTGGAGGGCAAGGCCCAATGA
- a CDS encoding LysR substrate-binding domain-containing protein — protein MRFPSMTALRALDAVARLGSVSVAARELNLTRSAISHQISKLEECVGFALTERIGRGIGLTYQGERYAREVHGILLNLLDAGQPVDDQEVSGRLCVSCAPGFATYWLCHHIGAFLRQYPQVQLQLISPKSPDDTHNTNVDLFIAYGIGDWPEMHVEEIVALRFFPVCSPRLINALSGLKNPQELSAYPLLHMTDYSDWRVWLTAAGASGVNAMSGILFSDAHCAQSACIAGQGIAIGDNLISGDALSKGLLVRPFDITIDLHRGYYLATDPQKAERRVVQAFSSWVKTQLQSSHQTWQDTL, from the coding sequence ATGCGCTTTCCTTCGATGACAGCCCTGCGGGCTCTGGATGCGGTGGCCCGGCTGGGCAGCGTGTCGGTCGCCGCCCGCGAACTGAACCTGACCCGCAGCGCCATCAGCCACCAGATCAGCAAGCTGGAAGAGTGCGTGGGGTTTGCCCTGACCGAGCGCATCGGCCGCGGGATCGGCCTGACCTACCAGGGCGAGCGTTATGCCCGCGAAGTGCATGGGATTTTGTTGAACCTGCTCGACGCCGGCCAGCCGGTTGACGACCAGGAAGTCTCGGGACGGCTGTGTGTCAGCTGCGCGCCGGGGTTCGCCACTTACTGGCTGTGCCACCACATTGGCGCGTTCCTGCGCCAGTACCCGCAGGTGCAGTTGCAGCTGATCTCCCCCAAGTCGCCGGACGACACCCACAACACCAACGTCGACCTGTTTATCGCCTACGGCATTGGCGACTGGCCAGAAATGCACGTCGAGGAAATCGTCGCGCTACGCTTTTTCCCGGTGTGCAGCCCGCGCCTGATCAACGCCTTGAGCGGCCTGAAGAACCCGCAGGAACTCAGCGCCTACCCGCTGCTGCACATGACCGACTACTCGGACTGGCGCGTCTGGCTGACCGCCGCCGGTGCCTCGGGCGTCAATGCCATGAGCGGAATCCTGTTCTCCGACGCCCACTGCGCGCAGTCGGCGTGCATTGCCGGCCAGGGCATCGCCATCGGCGACAACCTGATCAGCGGCGACGCGCTGTCCAAGGGACTGTTGGTGCGCCCGTTCGACATCACCATCGACCTGCACCGCGGCTACTACCTGGCAACCGACCCGCAAAAAGCCGAGCGGCGGGTGGTCCAGGCCTTTAGCAGTTGGGTCAAGACTCAGTTGCAATCCTCGCACCAGACCTGGCAAGACACCCTCTGA
- a CDS encoding ABC transporter ATP-binding protein: MSSGSAIQLSAQGISQYYGRFAALDNVDLDVRQGEFLTLLGPSGSGKTTLLMILAGFLSPTSGKLMEQGVDIIKRSAEKRNYGMVFQGYALFPHMTVADNVAYPLRIRKVAAEERQRRVKHILEVVGLGAHMHKKPAEMSGGQQQRVAIARALVFEPDLLLLDEPLSALDKNLREQLQTELQRIHRQVGTSFVFVTHDQNEALALSSRIAIFNHGKLTQVDTPENIYNRPESRFVAEFLGKMNLFPLLDLTRNGPTASGRCGDNLLHAQAPAPLSKQPSVLAVRPEHMDLHSERPNRDGYNVIPAQLTDKVYQGSSTHLSLTVGGDALPINLSVPGNHPGALMPSGAPVWLSWPVQQSFLLQA; this comes from the coding sequence GTGTCCAGCGGTTCAGCGATTCAGCTCAGCGCACAAGGTATCAGCCAGTATTACGGTCGCTTCGCAGCGCTGGATAACGTCGACCTGGACGTTCGCCAAGGCGAGTTCCTGACGTTGCTGGGGCCTTCCGGTTCGGGCAAGACCACCTTGCTGATGATCCTCGCGGGCTTCCTCAGCCCGACGTCCGGCAAGTTGATGGAACAGGGCGTCGACATCATCAAGCGCTCGGCGGAAAAACGTAACTACGGCATGGTGTTCCAGGGGTATGCGCTGTTCCCGCACATGACGGTGGCGGACAACGTGGCCTACCCGCTGCGCATCCGCAAAGTCGCCGCCGAAGAACGCCAGCGTCGGGTCAAGCACATTCTCGAAGTGGTCGGCCTCGGCGCGCACATGCACAAGAAGCCCGCCGAAATGTCCGGCGGCCAGCAACAGCGCGTGGCGATTGCCCGGGCGCTGGTGTTCGAACCGGACCTGCTGCTGCTCGACGAGCCCCTGTCGGCACTGGACAAGAACCTGCGCGAACAGCTGCAGACCGAACTGCAACGCATCCACCGCCAGGTCGGCACCAGCTTCGTGTTCGTCACCCACGACCAGAACGAAGCCCTGGCGCTGTCATCGCGCATCGCGATTTTCAACCACGGCAAGCTGACCCAGGTCGACACTCCGGAAAACATCTACAACCGCCCCGAGAGCCGGTTTGTCGCCGAGTTCCTTGGCAAGATGAACCTGTTCCCGCTGCTGGACCTGACCCGCAACGGCCCGACCGCCAGCGGCCGCTGTGGCGACAACCTGCTGCACGCCCAGGCCCCCGCGCCCCTGAGCAAACAGCCGAGCGTGCTGGCGGTGCGTCCCGAACACATGGACCTGCACAGCGAACGCCCGAACCGCGACGGCTACAACGTGATCCCGGCGCAACTCACCGACAAGGTCTACCAGGGTTCCAGCACTCACCTGTCGCTGACGGTCGGGGGCGATGCCCTGCCGATCAACCTCTCGGTTCCCGGTAATCATCCGGGGGCCCTGATGCCCAGCGGCGCCCCGGTGTGGCTGAGCTGGCCGGTCCAGCAAAGCTTCCTGCTGCAAGCCTGA
- a CDS encoding ABC transporter substrate-binding protein has translation MSQDHQRDCIEVLIEKARGGQINRRTFIQAMGLLAAVPLALRSGISWSADKPLVVVNWGGDALTAFRSAWTDTFTKNTGIQVRIDGAGPTEGAIRSQLASGQPSWDVVDVESYSAIVLGKEKILQPLDYNVIKRDQVAPVLASDHGIASYQFSYVMAWDSEKFGDNGPKTWADFWDVKKFPGKRTLYKWMNGMLEAALLADGVPADQLYPLDVVRALNKIDEIKPHVLSFWSSGAESQQLMVDGEVSVGAIWHTRAKLLSEDTEGRVRWSFDNGFINSSSWAVLSGNPAGSQPAMQFIQHALQPQGQLKLFELLGNGPSNSATEKLMSAEQLQANCASEENLKKQIALNAQWYADNYSNALEQYLTRLSK, from the coding sequence ATGAGCCAGGATCATCAACGCGACTGTATTGAAGTGCTTATCGAAAAGGCCCGTGGCGGGCAGATCAACCGACGCACCTTTATCCAGGCCATGGGCCTGTTGGCGGCAGTGCCTCTGGCGCTGCGCAGCGGTATCAGTTGGTCGGCCGACAAGCCGCTGGTGGTGGTCAACTGGGGCGGCGACGCACTGACCGCCTTCCGCTCGGCCTGGACCGACACCTTCACCAAGAACACCGGAATCCAGGTGCGCATCGACGGCGCCGGCCCCACCGAGGGCGCGATCCGCTCGCAACTGGCCAGCGGTCAGCCCAGCTGGGACGTAGTCGACGTCGAGAGCTACAGCGCAATCGTCCTGGGCAAGGAAAAGATCCTGCAGCCGCTGGACTACAACGTGATCAAGCGTGACCAGGTGGCGCCGGTACTGGCCTCCGACCACGGGATCGCCAGCTACCAGTTCAGCTACGTGATGGCCTGGGACAGCGAGAAGTTCGGCGATAACGGGCCGAAAACCTGGGCCGATTTCTGGGACGTGAAGAAATTCCCTGGCAAACGCACCCTCTATAAGTGGATGAACGGCATGCTCGAAGCGGCGCTGCTGGCCGACGGCGTACCGGCCGATCAGCTCTACCCGCTGGACGTAGTGCGCGCACTGAACAAGATCGACGAGATCAAGCCCCACGTGCTGTCGTTCTGGAGTTCGGGCGCCGAAAGCCAGCAACTGATGGTCGATGGCGAAGTCTCGGTGGGCGCTATCTGGCACACCCGCGCCAAGCTGCTCAGCGAAGACACCGAAGGCCGCGTGCGCTGGAGCTTCGACAACGGCTTCATCAACTCCAGCAGTTGGGCCGTGCTGTCGGGCAACCCGGCGGGCAGCCAGCCGGCGATGCAGTTCATCCAGCATGCCCTGCAACCGCAAGGCCAGCTCAAGCTCTTCGAACTGCTGGGTAACGGGCCGTCCAACAGCGCGACCGAGAAGCTGATGTCGGCCGAACAACTGCAAGCCAACTGCGCGTCAGAAGAGAACCTGAAAAAACAGATCGCGCTCAACGCCCAGTGGTACGCCGATAACTACTCCAACGCCCTGGAGCAGTACCTCACGCGGCTGTCCAAGTGA
- a CDS encoding ABC transporter permease — protein sequence MTMTLTLSKPKPRFSSPALERSLLLFPLPVLLLIFYVLPFIGVVGWSFSLPTPGLDQYERIATDPAIHDMLWRTLRLCLTVSVLALVIGYLLAYCWVFSPPFWQRVVEICIFIPFWISVLVRAFGWLIALRSNGVLNNGLMGMGLIDQPLQLSRNEIGVVIGMLHVMIPYAVFPLLSSMRQLDQRILMASRGLGAGPLRTFWQVLLPQTLPGVLGAFIMVFVFCLGFFITPVLLGGGQTVMIAEYVFLQMFQTSNWGLGAALSVVLLLLVSALIWVLLKMTRVNRLVG from the coding sequence ATGACCATGACCTTGACCCTGAGCAAACCCAAGCCGCGGTTCAGTTCGCCGGCGCTGGAACGCAGCTTGCTGCTGTTCCCGCTGCCAGTGTTGCTGCTGATCTTCTACGTGCTGCCGTTTATCGGCGTGGTTGGCTGGAGTTTCTCGTTGCCGACACCGGGCCTGGACCAGTACGAACGCATCGCCACCGACCCGGCCATCCACGACATGCTCTGGCGCACCCTGCGCCTGTGCCTGACCGTCAGCGTCCTGGCCCTGGTGATCGGTTACCTGCTGGCTTACTGCTGGGTGTTCAGCCCGCCGTTCTGGCAGCGGGTGGTGGAGATCTGCATCTTCATCCCGTTCTGGATCTCGGTGCTGGTGCGGGCGTTTGGCTGGTTGATCGCCCTGCGCAGCAACGGAGTGCTCAACAATGGGCTGATGGGCATGGGCCTGATCGATCAACCGCTGCAACTGAGCCGCAACGAAATCGGGGTGGTGATCGGCATGCTCCACGTGATGATTCCGTATGCGGTGTTCCCGCTGCTGTCGAGCATGCGCCAGCTGGACCAGCGCATCCTCATGGCCTCCCGCGGCCTGGGCGCCGGGCCACTGCGCACCTTCTGGCAAGTGTTGCTGCCCCAGACCCTACCGGGAGTGCTGGGTGCCTTCATCATGGTCTTCGTGTTCTGCCTGGGCTTCTTCATTACCCCGGTACTGCTGGGTGGCGGGCAGACGGTGATGATCGCCGAGTACGTGTTCCTGCAAATGTTCCAGACCAGTAACTGGGGCCTGGGAGCTGCCTTGAGCGTGGTGCTGCTGTTGTTGGTCAGCGCATTGATCTGGGTCCTGCTGAAAATGACCCGTGTGAACCGCCTGGTAGGCTGA